Within Borreliella afzelii, the genomic segment GCTCCAAAAAGAGTAAATAGTTGAGTTGCTATATCTTTTATTAATTGTCTAATCTCTTCACAAGACATTTCCCCTTCTTTTTTATTTTCGCAATTATCATTATTTGCATTTACAATACCCGTAGAATCCTCTTTTTCTGCAGGCGATATTGTTTTATTTTTTTCAGTGTTAATATCCATAAAATTACCTTTTTATCACTTTACCTTATTTGTATCATCAGAATTAGGGGTAGAATCAGCTTTAGGTGTTGTATCTTTAATAGGTACGTTTTCCGTAACGTTTCCTGTACCACCCATCCACTTGGGTAAAAATGAGCGTACTTTAGTAATAATACCATCTATCGTAAAGCCCGCAAAAGCACTCTTAACAGCATTTGTCATTGAAGTACCTATTTGGTTTATGAGTCCGCTTATTGTAAATTTGCCGCTAAAAATGTTTTTAACAAAATTAATACCCGTGGAAACAGTGCTGATTATTGGTCGCAAAACATTATTAGTTAAGTCTTGAAGAGTTTGTTCTATATTAGCTAAATCACTTTTAGCTTGATTAACGTCACTAGAATGTCCCGTAATCTTTAAAGATGATATGTCTCTTATTAATTCTAAAATCTTCTCTGGCCTTAATTCTAGCTTGCCCCCTTCTTGAGTGAGGAATTCCCACTTGTCTTTCATGGCTTCTAGATATTTTTTTCCAAAGTCGTCGATAGGTTTCAACATATCAAAAGCTTCTGTTGCTTTTCCTTTAAGTAATTGACTAACAACCTTAACAGCGCTTTCATTATCACTAGCAAGCCCCGTGCTTCTTAGTAAAGCTGAAAGTTTTGCTGCATTTACTACATTATCTTCATTAGCAAGTCCCAATTCTCTGAGATCGCCTCTGAGTACACTTGCTGTCCGCAACAAGTCTTCTTTTTCTAAGTCGCGCTCAAATCCTTTCATCCCCTTAAGAGCGCCCAAAATTTTAGTGCGTTCATTTTCCTTAAAAACCACGCTATTGAGTTGTTTTAAGTTGTCTTGTTTTGCTTGATCCTCAATTGATTTTTTCATAAAACC encodes:
- a CDS encoding DUF759 family protein translates to MSDKFTIKFKGVLDHAATKKAIEQDITKMEKYLKPKKSSLGSTKDIVKNNLSDKKKELSKQSKFENLRERVEKYRLTQTKKLMKQGMGFEKARKEAFKRSLMSDRDKRRLEYKELAKESKARNKMIAASQGKGLVAKIAIGSALGTVIGNAMSKVGGGLVGFLYGFMKKSIEDQAKQDNLKQLNSVVFKENERTKILGALKGMKGFERDLEKEDLLRTASVLRGDLRELGLANEDNVVNAAKLSALLRSTGLASDNESAVKVVSQLLKGKATEAFDMLKPIDDFGKKYLEAMKDKWEFLTQEGGKLELRPEKILELIRDISSLKITGHSSDVNQAKSDLANIEQTLQDLTNNVLRPIISTVSTGINFVKNIFSGKFTISGLINQIGTSMTNAVKSAFAGFTIDGIITKVRSFLPKWMGGTGNVTENVPIKDTTPKADSTPNSDDTNKVK